One part of the Amaranthus tricolor cultivar Red isolate AtriRed21 chromosome 16, ASM2621246v1, whole genome shotgun sequence genome encodes these proteins:
- the LOC130802590 gene encoding uncharacterized protein LOC130802590 has product MAAFDGTSCPEEHLMAYKNLMLLYTTDLLLWCKFFPTTLTGVALTWYTSLPGGTIQNFAQLEGKFLGHFVASRRQEKSNFHLLSITQLEGESISSYLKKFHEAVLEVTDLEKSVALNALINGMKAQRLKFQLAHDPKKRRSDKKDLTANHSSRSREEQPSRRERNFLRRRQEPSSDMGPPRSKHHKEHDHTLAQCRKLKRILHQLADEGKLSGFINRKDYDAGGEEERRPWNQRRRSPKRDEARRESSNTQGTINMIFGGYTEEYPTIRAARNSVHTLLKGPPKASSSGPIMRFNATTSQTLQQPHTDPLVVTLKIGQMKVKRVLVDTGSTTDLITMECLRKMKFEEKHLQPLEKSLIGFGGSQVIPLGTIILPVRVWERNESGTMPIRFTVVDLTFPYNAIMRLPLINKIKAAIFPHQLLLQFERDDGQVGILIGDQVTARQCLINTLQRGASITPSKREREEESPTVMSVYLENPNPHERPRPVEQYEEVDIFEGKRLKIGKDLPGPVRYKTKLQTCDAKTATARKGADRGRLRRSGEIAESWIHLRMQILRLALKCRPREKIKRQVEDVR; this is encoded by the exons atggcggccttcgatggGACATCCTGCCCAGAGGAACACCTGATGGCCTACAAGAACCTGATGCTGCTGTATACCACTGACCTGTTATTATGGTGCAAgttcttcccaactactcttacgGGAGTAGCTCTGACGTGGTATACCTCCCTTCCAGGAGGAACTATCCAGAACTTTGCCCAATTGGAGGGTAAGTTCCTGGGTCATTTTGTAGCATCAAGAAGACAagaaaaatcaaacttccatctGCTCAGCATCACACAATTGGAAGGAGAGTCCATATCATCATATTTAAAAAAGTTTCATGAGGCGGTACTAGAAGTAACTGACTTGGAAAAATCGGTTGCATTAAACGCcctgatcaacggaatgaaAGCTCAgaggctgaagttccagttg gcacatgatCCCAAGAAACGGAGGTCGGATAAGAAGGATCTCACGGCCAATCATTCCTCTAGGAGCAGAGAGGAACAACCATCAAGGAGGGAAAGAAATTTCTTGCGGCGCCGTCAAGAACCTTCGTCAgatatgggacctccacgatCCAAACAC CACAAAGAGCACGACCACACTTTGGCCCAATGCCGCAAACTCAAACGTATCCTACATCAATTGGCCGATGAGGGAAAATTGTCTGGGTTCATCAACCGGAAGGATTACGATGCTGGAGGAGAAGAAGAAAGGAGGCCATGGAATCAAAGACGCAGATCCCCCAAAAGGGATGAGGccaggcgcgaaagttccaacactcaaggaactatcaacatgattttcgGAGGATACACTGAAGAATATCCTACCATCCGCGCTGCAAGAAATAGTGTCCACACTCTGCTAAAAGGGCCCCCGAAAGCCTCATCAAGTGGACCGATCATGAGGTTCAatgccacgacctcccaaaCGCTGCAACAACCCCATACCGACCCACTGGTGGTCACCCtcaaaattgggcaaatgaaagtcaagaGGGTACTCGTAGATACCGGGAGCACGACTGATCTCATAACAATGGAGTGcttgagaaaaatgaagttcgaagaaaagcacttacaacccctCGAAAAATCGCTGATTGGGTTTGGGGGAAGTCAAGTCATTCCACTAggcacgatcattctccccgtgcGGGTGTGGGAAAGAAATGAAAGCGGAACCatgcccatacgattcacggtgGTGGATCTCACCTTTCCCTACAACGCTATCATGAGGCTTCCGctcatcaacaaaatcaaagccgcgatcttccctcatcaactcTTGCTACAATTCGAGCGGGATGATGGACAAGTAGGTATACTCATAGGGGATCAGGTGACGGCacgccaatgcctcatcaacaccttACAACGAGGAGCTTCCATCACCCCCtccaaaagggaaagggaagaagAGTCCCCTactgtcatgagcgtgtatctGGAGAATCCCAACCCGCACGAAAGGCCTCGCCCTGTAGAACAATATGAGGAGGTAGACATATTCGAAGGAAAACGCCTCAAAATAGGGAAAGACCTCCCTGGCCCGGTTAG ATATAAAACCAAGCTACAAACCTGTGACGCAAAAACTGCAACAGCAAGGAAGGGAGCGGATAGAGGCCGCCTAAGAAGAAGTGGAGAAATTGCTGAGAGCTGGATTCATCTAAGAATGCAAATACTCCGATTGGCTCTCAAATGTCGTCCTCGTGAAAAAATCAAACGGCAAGTGGAGGATGTACGTTGA